From Carassius gibelio isolate Cgi1373 ecotype wild population from Czech Republic chromosome B23, carGib1.2-hapl.c, whole genome shotgun sequence, the proteins below share one genomic window:
- the atp2b3b gene encoding plasma membrane calcium-transporting ATPase 3b isoform X2 — protein MSTTATMGEMANSAVEFYPKQGGGGAEANHAGDFGVTLEELRALMELRGPEALQKIQESFGDAEGLCQRLKSSTSDGLSDNPTDLEKRRQTFGQNFIPPKKPKTFLQLVWEALQDVTLIILEIAAIISLGLSFYQPPGHESEGCGAGGVGVEDEGEAEAGWIEGAAILLSVICVVLVTAFNDWSKEKQFRGLQSRIELEQRFAVVRNGNVIQIPVAEMVVGDMAQVKYGDLLPADGVLIQANDLKIDESALTGESDHVRKSADKDPMLLSGTHVMEGSGRMLVTAVGVNSQSGIIFTLLGAGEGEEEKKEKKAKKQDGAVAMEMQPLKSAEGGEVEEREKKKSNVPKKEKSVLQGKLTKLAVQIGKAGLVMSAITVIILVLYFVIETFVVTGKKWLPECTPIYVQYFVKFFIIGVTVLVVAVPEGLPLAVTISLAYSVKKMMKDNNLVRHLDACETMGNATAICSDKTGTLTTNRMTVVQSFINDQHFREIPDPSQISPNTLEMLVNAISINCAYTSKIMPPDVEGGLPKQVGNKTECGLLGFLLDLKSDYAPVREQIPEEKLYKVYTFNSVRKSMSTVVQMPDGSFRLYSKGASEILLKKCSSILGANGEARSFKPRDRDEMVKKVIEPMACEGLRTICIAYRDLPCDPEPDWDNEAEIVTDLTCITVVGIEDPVRPEVPEAIRKCQKAGITVRMVTGDNINTARAIAAKCGIIQPGDDFLCLEGKEFNRRIRNEKGEIEQERIDKIWPKLRVLARSSPTDKHTLVKGIIDSTVLEQRQVVAVTGDGTNDGPALKKADVGFAMGIAGTDVAKEASDIILTDDNFSSIVKAVMWGRNVYDSISKFLQFQLTVNVVAVIVAFTGACITQDSPLKAVQMLWVNLIMDTFASLALATEPPTESLLLRKPYGRNNPLISLTMMKNILGHGVYQLVIIFTLLFVGEKIFDIDCGRNAPLHSPPSEHYTIIFNTFVLMQLFNEINARKIHGERNVFDGIFRNPIFCSIVLGTFGVQIVIVQFGGKPFSCAPLNLEQWLWCLFVGVGELLWGQLIATVPTSHLKCLKEAGHGTGTDDMTEDELAEDEEEIDHAERELRRGQILWFRGLNRIQTQMEVVSTFKRSGSFQGAVRRRSSVLSQLHDVTNISTPTHVVLSTANASVAPGNAGGESVP, from the exons ATGTCCACCACGGCGACCATGGGTGAGATGGCGAATAGCGCAGTGGAGTTTTACCCCAAGCAGGGTGGAGGGGGCGCAGAAGCCAATCATGCTGGAGACTTTGGGGTGACGTTGGAGGAGCTCCGGGCCCTGATGGAGCTGAGAGGACCCGAGGCTTTGCAGAAAATTCAGGAAAGCTTTGGAGATGCAGAGGGCCTATGCCAGAGACTCAAGTCTTCCACCAGTGATG gcTTGTCAGATAACCCGACAGATCTGGAGAAGCGCAGACAGACATTTGGACAAAACTTCATACCCCCGAAAAAGCCCAAGACTTTCCTTCAGCTGGTGTGGGAGGCATTACAAGACGTCACCCTCATCATCCTGGAGATTGCAGCCATCATCTCCCTCGGCCTGTCCTTCTATCAGCCACCCGGACACGAGAgcgagg GTTGTGGAGCTGGGGGAGTAGGAGTTGAAGATGAGGGGGAGGCAGAGGCAGGATGGATCGAAGGGGCGGCAATCCTACTATCCGTCATTTGCGTGGTGCTGGTGACGGCTTTCAATGACTGGAGTAAAGAGAAACAGTTCCGGGGACTGCAGAGCCGGATCGAGCTGGAGCAGCGATTCGCTGTGGTGCGCAATGGAAACGTCATCCAGATCCCCGTCGCAGAGATGGTGGTTGGGGACATGGCCCAGGTCAAATACG GTGACCTCCTACCTGCTGATGGGGTCCTGATTCAAGCAAATGACCTGAAAATCGACGAGAGCGCTTTAACCGGCGAATCAGATCATGTGCGGAAGTCGGCCGACAAGGACCCCATGCTTCTTTCTG gtACCCATGTGATGGAGGGATCAGGCAGGATGCTGGTAACTGCAGTTGGAGTCAACTCTCAGAGTGGCATCATATTCACTCTGCTGGGAGCCGGAGAAggggaggaggagaagaaagagaaaaaag CCAAAAAGCAGGATGGAGCCGTTGCCATGGAGATGCAGCCTCTGAAGAGTGCGGAGGGTGGAGAagtggaggagagagagaagaaaaaatccAACGTGCCCAAGAAGGAGAAGTCTGTACTGCAGGGCAAACTCACTAAACTGGCTGTACAGATTGGCAAAGCAG gtCTTGTGATGTCAGCCATTACAGTTATCATCCTGGTGCTGTACTTTGTGATCGAGACGTTTGTGGTGACAGGGAAGAAATGGTTGCCCGAGTGCACGCCCATCTACGTGCAGTATTTTGTCAAATTCTTTATCATCGGTGTGACTGTGCTAGTGGTAGCTGTGCCTGAGGGTCTTCCACTTGCTGTTACCATCTCCCTGGCCTATTCAGTTAAG AAAATGATGAAGGACAATAACCTAGTGCGTCATTTGGATGCTTGCGAGACAATGGGCAACGCCACTGCCATCTGCTCTGACAAGACCGGCACCCTCACCACCAACCGCATGACTGTAGTGCAGTCCTTCATCAACGACCAGCACTTCCGTGAGATCCCCGACCCCAGCCAGATCAGCCCCAACACCCTAGAGATGTTAGTCAATGCCATATCTATCAACTGCGCTTATACCTCCAAGATCATG CCACCGGATGTGGAAGGTGGTCTGCCCAAGCAGGTTGGTAATAAGACCGAGTGTGGTCTGCTGGGCTTCCTGCTGGACTTGAAGAGTGACTACGCCCCAGTGAGAGAGCAGATCCCAGAGGAGAAGCTTTACAAAGTCTACACTTTCAACTCTGTACGCAAGTCCATGAGCACTGTGGTGCAGATGCCGGATGGAAGTTTCCGGCTCTACAGTAAAGGAGCGTCTGAGATCCTTCTGAAGAA GTGTTCCTCGATACTTGGTGCTAATGGTGAAGCACGCAGCTTCAAGCCACGGGACCGAGATGAGATGGTGAAGAAAGTGATCGAGCCCATGGCGTGTGAAGGCCTGCGGACCATCTGCATCGCTTACCGTGATCTTCCCTGCGACCCCGAGCCTGACTGGGATAACGAAGCTGAAATTGTCACCGATCTGACCTGCATCACAGTCGTTGGGATCGAGGATCCCGTTCGACCTGAG GTCCCTGAAGCCATTCGCAAGTGTCAGAAGGCAGGCATCACTGTGCGCATGGTCACCGGCGACAACATCAACACAGCACGAGCTATTGCTGCCAAGTGTGGCATCATTCAGCCCGGGGATGACTTTCTGTGCCTGGAGGGTAAAGAATTCAACCGAAGAATCAGGAATGAGAAAGGAGAG ATTGAGCAGGAGAGGATTGATAAGATCTGGCCTAAACTCAGAGTCCTTGCACGTTCCTCccccacagacaaacacacactcgtAAAAG GCATCATTGACAGCACTGTGCTGGAGCAGAGACAGGTGGTGGCCGTAACTGGTGATGGGACCAATGACGGGCCGGCTCTCAAGAAGGCAGATGTTGGCTTTGCGATG GGTATAGCAGGCACTGATGTGGCTAAAGAAGCCTCTGACATCATCCTGACCGATGATAACTTCTCCAGCATTGTGAAGGCTGTCATGTGGGGGAGAAATGTGTATGACAGCATCTCCAAGTTCCTGCAGTTTCAGCTTACTGTCAATGTAGTGGCCGTCATCGTAGCTTTCACCGGAGCCTGCATTACACag GACTCTCCACTAAAAGCAGTACAGATGTTGTGGGTCAATCTGATCATGGACACATTTGCCTCTTTGGCTCTTGCTACTGAGCCGCCCACTGAATCTCTGCTGCTTAGGAAACCCTACGGGCGCAACAACCCCCTCATCTCGCTCACAATGATGAAGAACATCCTGGGTCATGGAGTCTATCAGCTCGTCATCATCTTCACCCTGCTGTTTGTCG GAGAGAAAATCTTCGACATCGACTGCGGCCGTAACGCCCCCTTACACTCACCCCCATCTGAACACTACACCATCATCTTCAACACCTTCGTCCTGATGCAGCTCTTCAACGAGATCAACGCTCGCAAGATTCACGGCGAAAGGAACGTGTTCGACGGCATCTTCAGGAACCCTATCTTCTGCAGCATTGTCCTGGGAACATTTGGAGTGCAG ATTGTGATCGTGCAGTTTGGAGGCAAGCCCTTCAGCTGCGCCCCTCTCAATCTGGAGCAATGGTTGTGGTGTCTCTTCGTGGGAGTTGGAGAACTGCTGTGGGGTCAG TTGATCGCGACTGTGCCCACTAGTCACCTGAAGTGTCTGAAGGAGGCTGGCCATGGGACAGGCACCGACGACATGACGGAGGATGAGCTggctgaggatgaggaggagataGACCACGCTGAGAGGGAGCTACGCAGGGGGCAGATCCTCTGGTTTAGAGGCCTTAACCGTATCCAGACTCAG atGGAGGTAGTGAGTACGTTCAAGAGAAGTGGTTCGTTTCAGGGTGCAGTGAGACGTCGATCCTCAGTGCTCAGCCAGCTCCATGACGTAACCAATATTTCTACCCCCACTCATGTAGTTCTCTCCACTGCCAATGCAAGCGTCGCTCCCGGGA
- the atp2b3b gene encoding plasma membrane calcium-transporting ATPase 3b isoform X1, with amino-acid sequence MSTTATMGEMANSAVEFYPKQGGGGAEANHAGDFGVTLEELRALMELRGPEALQKIQESFGDAEGLCQRLKSSTSDGLSDNPTDLEKRRQTFGQNFIPPKKPKTFLQLVWEALQDVTLIILEIAAIISLGLSFYQPPGHESEGCGAGGVGVEDEGEAEAGWIEGAAILLSVICVVLVTAFNDWSKEKQFRGLQSRIELEQRFAVVRNGNVIQIPVAEMVVGDMAQVKYGDLLPADGVLIQANDLKIDESALTGESDHVRKSADKDPMLLSGTHVMEGSGRMLVTAVGVNSQSGIIFTLLGAGEGEEEKKEKKGKQPEAAVEANQNKAKKQDGAVAMEMQPLKSAEGGEVEEREKKKSNVPKKEKSVLQGKLTKLAVQIGKAGLVMSAITVIILVLYFVIETFVVTGKKWLPECTPIYVQYFVKFFIIGVTVLVVAVPEGLPLAVTISLAYSVKKMMKDNNLVRHLDACETMGNATAICSDKTGTLTTNRMTVVQSFINDQHFREIPDPSQISPNTLEMLVNAISINCAYTSKIMPPDVEGGLPKQVGNKTECGLLGFLLDLKSDYAPVREQIPEEKLYKVYTFNSVRKSMSTVVQMPDGSFRLYSKGASEILLKKCSSILGANGEARSFKPRDRDEMVKKVIEPMACEGLRTICIAYRDLPCDPEPDWDNEAEIVTDLTCITVVGIEDPVRPEVPEAIRKCQKAGITVRMVTGDNINTARAIAAKCGIIQPGDDFLCLEGKEFNRRIRNEKGEIEQERIDKIWPKLRVLARSSPTDKHTLVKGIIDSTVLEQRQVVAVTGDGTNDGPALKKADVGFAMGIAGTDVAKEASDIILTDDNFSSIVKAVMWGRNVYDSISKFLQFQLTVNVVAVIVAFTGACITQDSPLKAVQMLWVNLIMDTFASLALATEPPTESLLLRKPYGRNNPLISLTMMKNILGHGVYQLVIIFTLLFVGEKIFDIDCGRNAPLHSPPSEHYTIIFNTFVLMQLFNEINARKIHGERNVFDGIFRNPIFCSIVLGTFGVQIVIVQFGGKPFSCAPLNLEQWLWCLFVGVGELLWGQLIATVPTSHLKCLKEAGHGTGTDDMTEDELAEDEEEIDHAERELRRGQILWFRGLNRIQTQMEVVSTFKRSGSFQGAVRRRSSVLSQLHDVTNISTPTHVVLSTANASVAPGNAGGESVP; translated from the exons ATGTCCACCACGGCGACCATGGGTGAGATGGCGAATAGCGCAGTGGAGTTTTACCCCAAGCAGGGTGGAGGGGGCGCAGAAGCCAATCATGCTGGAGACTTTGGGGTGACGTTGGAGGAGCTCCGGGCCCTGATGGAGCTGAGAGGACCCGAGGCTTTGCAGAAAATTCAGGAAAGCTTTGGAGATGCAGAGGGCCTATGCCAGAGACTCAAGTCTTCCACCAGTGATG gcTTGTCAGATAACCCGACAGATCTGGAGAAGCGCAGACAGACATTTGGACAAAACTTCATACCCCCGAAAAAGCCCAAGACTTTCCTTCAGCTGGTGTGGGAGGCATTACAAGACGTCACCCTCATCATCCTGGAGATTGCAGCCATCATCTCCCTCGGCCTGTCCTTCTATCAGCCACCCGGACACGAGAgcgagg GTTGTGGAGCTGGGGGAGTAGGAGTTGAAGATGAGGGGGAGGCAGAGGCAGGATGGATCGAAGGGGCGGCAATCCTACTATCCGTCATTTGCGTGGTGCTGGTGACGGCTTTCAATGACTGGAGTAAAGAGAAACAGTTCCGGGGACTGCAGAGCCGGATCGAGCTGGAGCAGCGATTCGCTGTGGTGCGCAATGGAAACGTCATCCAGATCCCCGTCGCAGAGATGGTGGTTGGGGACATGGCCCAGGTCAAATACG GTGACCTCCTACCTGCTGATGGGGTCCTGATTCAAGCAAATGACCTGAAAATCGACGAGAGCGCTTTAACCGGCGAATCAGATCATGTGCGGAAGTCGGCCGACAAGGACCCCATGCTTCTTTCTG gtACCCATGTGATGGAGGGATCAGGCAGGATGCTGGTAACTGCAGTTGGAGTCAACTCTCAGAGTGGCATCATATTCACTCTGCTGGGAGCCGGAGAAggggaggaggagaagaaagagaaaaaag GCAAGCAGCCAGAGGCAGCTGTGGAGGCCAATCAGAATAAAG CCAAAAAGCAGGATGGAGCCGTTGCCATGGAGATGCAGCCTCTGAAGAGTGCGGAGGGTGGAGAagtggaggagagagagaagaaaaaatccAACGTGCCCAAGAAGGAGAAGTCTGTACTGCAGGGCAAACTCACTAAACTGGCTGTACAGATTGGCAAAGCAG gtCTTGTGATGTCAGCCATTACAGTTATCATCCTGGTGCTGTACTTTGTGATCGAGACGTTTGTGGTGACAGGGAAGAAATGGTTGCCCGAGTGCACGCCCATCTACGTGCAGTATTTTGTCAAATTCTTTATCATCGGTGTGACTGTGCTAGTGGTAGCTGTGCCTGAGGGTCTTCCACTTGCTGTTACCATCTCCCTGGCCTATTCAGTTAAG AAAATGATGAAGGACAATAACCTAGTGCGTCATTTGGATGCTTGCGAGACAATGGGCAACGCCACTGCCATCTGCTCTGACAAGACCGGCACCCTCACCACCAACCGCATGACTGTAGTGCAGTCCTTCATCAACGACCAGCACTTCCGTGAGATCCCCGACCCCAGCCAGATCAGCCCCAACACCCTAGAGATGTTAGTCAATGCCATATCTATCAACTGCGCTTATACCTCCAAGATCATG CCACCGGATGTGGAAGGTGGTCTGCCCAAGCAGGTTGGTAATAAGACCGAGTGTGGTCTGCTGGGCTTCCTGCTGGACTTGAAGAGTGACTACGCCCCAGTGAGAGAGCAGATCCCAGAGGAGAAGCTTTACAAAGTCTACACTTTCAACTCTGTACGCAAGTCCATGAGCACTGTGGTGCAGATGCCGGATGGAAGTTTCCGGCTCTACAGTAAAGGAGCGTCTGAGATCCTTCTGAAGAA GTGTTCCTCGATACTTGGTGCTAATGGTGAAGCACGCAGCTTCAAGCCACGGGACCGAGATGAGATGGTGAAGAAAGTGATCGAGCCCATGGCGTGTGAAGGCCTGCGGACCATCTGCATCGCTTACCGTGATCTTCCCTGCGACCCCGAGCCTGACTGGGATAACGAAGCTGAAATTGTCACCGATCTGACCTGCATCACAGTCGTTGGGATCGAGGATCCCGTTCGACCTGAG GTCCCTGAAGCCATTCGCAAGTGTCAGAAGGCAGGCATCACTGTGCGCATGGTCACCGGCGACAACATCAACACAGCACGAGCTATTGCTGCCAAGTGTGGCATCATTCAGCCCGGGGATGACTTTCTGTGCCTGGAGGGTAAAGAATTCAACCGAAGAATCAGGAATGAGAAAGGAGAG ATTGAGCAGGAGAGGATTGATAAGATCTGGCCTAAACTCAGAGTCCTTGCACGTTCCTCccccacagacaaacacacactcgtAAAAG GCATCATTGACAGCACTGTGCTGGAGCAGAGACAGGTGGTGGCCGTAACTGGTGATGGGACCAATGACGGGCCGGCTCTCAAGAAGGCAGATGTTGGCTTTGCGATG GGTATAGCAGGCACTGATGTGGCTAAAGAAGCCTCTGACATCATCCTGACCGATGATAACTTCTCCAGCATTGTGAAGGCTGTCATGTGGGGGAGAAATGTGTATGACAGCATCTCCAAGTTCCTGCAGTTTCAGCTTACTGTCAATGTAGTGGCCGTCATCGTAGCTTTCACCGGAGCCTGCATTACACag GACTCTCCACTAAAAGCAGTACAGATGTTGTGGGTCAATCTGATCATGGACACATTTGCCTCTTTGGCTCTTGCTACTGAGCCGCCCACTGAATCTCTGCTGCTTAGGAAACCCTACGGGCGCAACAACCCCCTCATCTCGCTCACAATGATGAAGAACATCCTGGGTCATGGAGTCTATCAGCTCGTCATCATCTTCACCCTGCTGTTTGTCG GAGAGAAAATCTTCGACATCGACTGCGGCCGTAACGCCCCCTTACACTCACCCCCATCTGAACACTACACCATCATCTTCAACACCTTCGTCCTGATGCAGCTCTTCAACGAGATCAACGCTCGCAAGATTCACGGCGAAAGGAACGTGTTCGACGGCATCTTCAGGAACCCTATCTTCTGCAGCATTGTCCTGGGAACATTTGGAGTGCAG ATTGTGATCGTGCAGTTTGGAGGCAAGCCCTTCAGCTGCGCCCCTCTCAATCTGGAGCAATGGTTGTGGTGTCTCTTCGTGGGAGTTGGAGAACTGCTGTGGGGTCAG TTGATCGCGACTGTGCCCACTAGTCACCTGAAGTGTCTGAAGGAGGCTGGCCATGGGACAGGCACCGACGACATGACGGAGGATGAGCTggctgaggatgaggaggagataGACCACGCTGAGAGGGAGCTACGCAGGGGGCAGATCCTCTGGTTTAGAGGCCTTAACCGTATCCAGACTCAG atGGAGGTAGTGAGTACGTTCAAGAGAAGTGGTTCGTTTCAGGGTGCAGTGAGACGTCGATCCTCAGTGCTCAGCCAGCTCCATGACGTAACCAATATTTCTACCCCCACTCATGTAGTTCTCTCCACTGCCAATGCAAGCGTCGCTCCCGGGA